One Ignavibacterium album JCM 16511 genomic region harbors:
- the alaS gene encoding alanine--tRNA ligase gives MTSQEIRQQFLDFFRSKDHRIVPSSPVVPFDDPTLLFTNAGMNQFKDVFLGTGTREYKRAANTQKCIRVSGKHNDLEEVGHDTYHHTFFEMLGNWSFGDYYKKEAIMWAWELLTEVWRLPKERLWATVYKDDDEAFELWKQVTDINPKHILRFGEKDNFWEMGDTGPCGPCSEIHINLSDDYDNPSYVNAGTPECIEIWNLVFIQYNRDETGKLHELPAKHVDTGMGFERVCAVLQNKSSNYDTDIFMPLIDEIVKLSGVTYKNEEDKIPMRVIADHIRALTFAIADGAVPGNEGRGYVLRRILRRAARYGRKINLKEPFLFKLVDVLVSTMGSVFTEIKEKQDYVKKVIKAEEESFNATLDRGIELFEDVVRRLNKNNQKIIPGEDVFKLYDTYGFPVDLTSLMAREIGFSVDEAGFNKLMEAQRKKAREASKEKFASVNVVLTDLSSFNITDNKQVEFTGYDELKSEAKIIGIKKEGNTNLIILDRTPFYVEAGGQIDDTGKILAPSAEIEIVDVAKVENAIIHISENSFAESLKPGMQVIAEVDENRRWDIMRNHSATHFLHKALRTILGTHVQQAGSYVGPDRLRFDFTHFAKLSPEEIYDIETLVNEQLRRNLPLIHHRNIPFEEAKKMGALMFFGDKYGDRVNVVQFGDFTMEFCGGTHVKNSSQIGLFKIISEQSIASGVRRIEAVTGAGVERYIYTQLEHLKESEKKIEELLDVKKKLEKEISELKMREKIEQLDHILSLHSEESGVKIYKGKVHADNMDELKSLGDELRNKMGSGVGILISQIEDKVGIVAVVSDDLIKKKNLSAGKIVGELAKLVGGGGGGRPHLATAGGKDIKAITKALAKVEEIVSQQNK, from the coding sequence ATGACTTCACAAGAAATAAGACAACAATTTTTAGATTTTTTCAGGAGTAAAGATCACAGAATTGTTCCTTCTTCACCAGTAGTTCCGTTTGATGATCCTACTTTGCTCTTTACTAATGCAGGTATGAACCAGTTCAAGGATGTTTTTCTTGGAACCGGAACAAGAGAATATAAAAGAGCTGCCAACACTCAAAAATGTATTCGTGTAAGTGGTAAACACAACGACCTCGAAGAAGTTGGTCACGATACTTATCATCATACATTTTTTGAAATGCTTGGCAACTGGTCTTTCGGAGATTATTATAAAAAAGAAGCTATCATGTGGGCATGGGAACTTCTTACTGAAGTCTGGAGGCTTCCAAAAGAAAGACTTTGGGCTACTGTTTATAAAGATGATGACGAAGCTTTTGAATTATGGAAGCAAGTTACTGACATAAATCCGAAACATATTCTTCGCTTTGGTGAAAAAGATAATTTCTGGGAAATGGGTGATACAGGACCTTGCGGACCTTGTTCTGAAATTCATATTAATCTCAGCGATGATTATGATAATCCTTCCTATGTAAATGCCGGAACTCCGGAGTGTATTGAAATCTGGAATCTCGTTTTCATTCAATATAATCGGGATGAAACCGGAAAACTTCACGAACTTCCCGCAAAACATGTTGACACAGGCATGGGCTTCGAAAGAGTGTGTGCAGTGCTTCAGAATAAATCTTCAAACTATGATACCGATATTTTTATGCCCTTGATTGATGAGATAGTAAAATTATCGGGAGTAACATATAAAAACGAAGAAGATAAAATTCCTATGCGTGTAATAGCAGATCACATTCGTGCTCTGACTTTTGCGATTGCTGATGGCGCTGTTCCCGGTAATGAAGGACGAGGCTATGTGCTTCGAAGAATACTGAGAAGAGCTGCGCGATACGGAAGAAAAATTAATCTTAAAGAACCGTTTCTGTTCAAACTTGTTGATGTTCTTGTTTCTACTATGGGAAGTGTTTTTACAGAAATCAAAGAGAAACAGGATTATGTTAAAAAAGTAATTAAAGCAGAAGAAGAAAGTTTTAACGCGACACTCGATCGCGGAATTGAATTGTTTGAAGATGTTGTGCGAAGACTCAATAAGAATAATCAAAAAATTATTCCCGGCGAAGATGTCTTTAAACTTTATGACACTTACGGCTTTCCTGTTGATCTTACAAGCTTAATGGCAAGAGAAATTGGTTTCTCGGTTGATGAAGCGGGATTTAATAAACTGATGGAAGCTCAGCGCAAAAAAGCGAGAGAAGCTTCTAAAGAAAAATTTGCCTCAGTAAATGTTGTGCTTACAGATTTATCTTCATTTAACATTACAGATAACAAACAGGTCGAGTTTACTGGTTACGATGAGTTGAAATCAGAAGCAAAAATTATTGGAATAAAAAAAGAAGGTAATACAAATCTGATAATTCTCGACCGAACTCCATTTTATGTTGAAGCAGGTGGTCAGATTGATGATACAGGAAAAATATTAGCTCCTTCTGCAGAAATTGAAATTGTTGATGTAGCTAAAGTTGAAAATGCCATTATACATATTTCAGAAAATTCATTCGCAGAATCATTAAAACCCGGAATGCAGGTAATTGCAGAAGTTGACGAAAATCGGCGTTGGGATATTATGAGAAATCACTCTGCAACACACTTCCTTCATAAAGCATTAAGAACAATACTTGGTACACATGTTCAACAAGCTGGTTCTTATGTCGGACCAGACAGATTAAGATTTGACTTCACACATTTTGCAAAATTAAGTCCCGAAGAAATCTACGATATTGAAACTTTGGTAAACGAACAACTAAGAAGAAACCTGCCGCTTATTCATCATCGCAACATTCCGTTTGAAGAAGCAAAGAAAATGGGAGCGCTGATGTTCTTTGGAGATAAGTATGGCGATCGTGTTAATGTTGTTCAATTTGGAGATTTTACAATGGAATTTTGCGGAGGAACTCATGTTAAAAATTCGAGTCAGATTGGTTTGTTCAAAATTATAAGTGAACAATCTATTGCTAGCGGAGTAAGAAGAATAGAAGCAGTTACAGGTGCCGGAGTGGAAAGATATATTTATACTCAGCTTGAGCATCTTAAAGAATCAGAAAAAAAGATTGAAGAACTGCTTGATGTGAAGAAGAAACTTGAGAAAGAAATCTCCGAGTTGAAAATGCGTGAGAAGATAGAACAACTTGATCATATTCTTTCACTTCACTCCGAAGAAAGTGGTGTTAAAATTTATAAAGGTAAAGTTCACGCTGACAATATGGATGAACTCAAATCTCTTGGCGATGAACTTCGTAATAAGATGGGTAGCGGAGTTGGAATTCTTATCTCACAGATTGAAGATAAGGTTGGAATAGTTGCAGTAGTTTCTGATGATCTTATCAAAAAGAAAAATCTTAGTGCGGGAAAAATAGTTGGTGAGCTGGCTAAATTGGTTGGTGGCGGAGGCGGAGGTCGTCCACATCTTGCAACTGCCGGAGGAAAGGACATTAAGGCAATAACAAAAGCATTGGCTAAAGTTGAAGAAATCGTTTCGCAGCAGAATAAGTAA
- the radA gene encoding DNA repair protein RadA: protein MSKQKIKYVCSNCGYESLRWIGKCPECESWNSFTEELIESGKHKSAKAVLKSSIHKLSEIAATEKERILTGITEFDRVLGGGLMPGSVVLLGGDPGIGKSTLAMQAAAGIKEKVLYVTGEESEKQIKLRSSRLKIKSDSLFILAETELNQVTAAIESLKPSVVIIDSIQTMYRNELDNSPGTVTQIRECAALLMDEAKKKHLSVIIIGHVTKEGIIAGPKILEHMVDTVIQFEGEANHSFRILRSQKNRFGSTNEIGVFEMREDGLREVKNPSELFLSEREKQTPGSVVTSTIEGTRPILLEVQALVTPSMYGYPQRVSNGFDQRRLSILLAVLEKRALVKVSSANVFINVAGGIKITEPAADLAVCLSIASSLSEKVIDSQTIVIGEVGLGGELRSVSNIEKRIQEAEKLGFDTVIIPHTNSRGLKQNPKIKVIPHENLSDTINLLIQ, encoded by the coding sequence ATGTCAAAACAAAAAATAAAATATGTTTGCTCGAACTGCGGATACGAATCGCTTCGCTGGATAGGAAAATGTCCCGAATGTGAAAGCTGGAATTCATTCACAGAAGAGTTGATAGAATCAGGAAAACATAAATCTGCAAAAGCAGTACTAAAGTCTTCCATTCACAAATTATCAGAAATAGCCGCAACTGAAAAAGAACGAATACTCACAGGTATCACAGAATTTGACCGTGTACTTGGCGGAGGACTTATGCCGGGTTCGGTTGTTTTGCTAGGTGGTGATCCTGGGATTGGAAAATCAACTCTCGCAATGCAGGCAGCAGCAGGAATTAAAGAAAAAGTTTTATATGTAACAGGCGAAGAATCCGAAAAACAGATCAAACTCAGATCATCGAGATTGAAAATAAAATCAGATTCACTTTTTATTCTGGCAGAGACAGAACTAAATCAGGTAACTGCTGCAATTGAATCACTTAAACCATCAGTAGTAATTATTGATTCGATTCAGACAATGTACAGAAACGAACTAGACAATTCTCCCGGCACAGTAACACAAATCAGAGAATGTGCAGCATTGCTGATGGACGAGGCAAAGAAAAAACATCTTTCGGTTATTATAATTGGTCACGTTACAAAAGAAGGAATTATCGCTGGACCAAAAATTCTTGAACATATGGTTGATACAGTAATTCAATTCGAGGGAGAGGCGAATCATTCATTCAGAATTTTAAGATCGCAGAAAAACAGATTCGGTAGCACTAACGAAATCGGTGTTTTCGAAATGCGCGAAGATGGTCTAAGAGAAGTAAAAAATCCGAGCGAACTTTTTTTAAGTGAAAGAGAAAAACAAACTCCCGGTTCGGTTGTAACTTCAACAATTGAAGGCACTCGTCCCATACTTCTGGAAGTACAGGCATTAGTAACACCATCAATGTATGGTTATCCTCAGCGTGTTTCAAATGGATTTGATCAGAGAAGATTGTCAATCTTGTTGGCAGTGCTTGAGAAGAGAGCGCTGGTTAAAGTGTCTTCGGCTAATGTCTTTATTAATGTTGCAGGTGGAATTAAAATCACCGAGCCGGCAGCAGATCTTGCAGTTTGTTTAAGTATTGCATCAAGTCTTTCTGAAAAAGTTATTGACAGCCAGACAATTGTAATTGGTGAAGTAGGACTCGGAGGTGAGTTGAGAAGTGTAAGCAACATTGAAAAAAGAATTCAGGAAGCAGAAAAATTAGGATTTGATACTGTAATTATTCCTCATACAAACTCTAGAGGACTGAAACAAAACCCAAAGATAAAGGTCATTCCGCACGAAAATCTTTCTGATACAATCAATCTTTTAATACAATAA
- a CDS encoding RNA recognition motif domain-containing protein translates to MSTKLFVGSLPWSVNDAELKTLFEPYGKVASAKVVTDKQTRRSKGFGFVEFETEAEASAAINALNGSEVKGRNIIVSEAKPKS, encoded by the coding sequence GTGAGTACCAAATTGTTCGTGGGAAGTCTTCCCTGGTCGGTTAACGATGCTGAATTAAAAACTTTATTTGAACCTTACGGTAAAGTTGCTTCAGCAAAAGTTGTAACCGATAAACAGACCCGCAGATCCAAAGGTTTTGGTTTCGTTGAATTCGAAACCGAAGCTGAAGCTTCTGCAGCAATCAATGCATTAAATGGCTCTGAAGTTAAAGGCCGCAACATAATAGTTAGCGAAGCAAAGCCGAAAAGCTAA
- a CDS encoding SMUG2 DNA glycosylase family protein: protein MSFADKAIKYFSGLKTPELNFNQTELLNPYSSSEVKKILKEFYLKYYNDDKERIFIIGINPGRFGGGLTGISFTDPVSLREECRINNNLGNQKELSSKFIYSVAKEFGGVKKFFSRVFLTALYPFALLKNGKNYNYYDDKNLSEHLKPEIVKNIKSQIQFGAKRDFAILLGKKNAAYFEILNYEHNFFRKIIVVEHPRYIMQYRLKQSDVYINKYLEVINN from the coding sequence ATGAGTTTTGCAGATAAGGCAATTAAATATTTTTCCGGATTAAAGACACCCGAATTAAATTTTAATCAGACAGAACTTTTAAATCCATACTCATCATCAGAAGTAAAAAAAATTCTTAAAGAATTTTATCTTAAATATTATAATGATGATAAAGAAAGAATTTTTATCATTGGTATCAATCCGGGAAGATTCGGCGGCGGATTAACAGGAATTTCATTTACTGATCCTGTTTCACTTCGTGAAGAATGCAGAATAAATAATAATTTGGGTAATCAGAAAGAACTTTCAAGTAAGTTTATTTACTCTGTCGCCAAAGAGTTTGGCGGCGTTAAAAAATTTTTCTCGCGAGTATTTTTAACTGCTCTTTATCCCTTCGCATTATTGAAGAACGGAAAGAACTACAATTATTATGATGACAAAAATCTTTCTGAACATCTTAAACCGGAAATAGTGAAAAACATCAAATCACAAATTCAATTTGGTGCAAAAAGAGATTTTGCAATTTTACTTGGAAAGAAAAATGCAGCCTACTTTGAAATTTTAAATTATGAACATAATTTTTTCAGAAAGATTATAGTTGTTGAACATCCGCGCTATATTATGCAATACAGGTTGAAACAGTCAGATGTTTACATTAATAAATATCTTGAAGTTATTAACAATTAA
- a CDS encoding SdpI family protein, producing MIELLENVGFIILGLCGLIFLIAGLIQIKFPPKKINSLYGYRTSSSMQSEAAWNFAQIYSAKLSIKVGIIMIAFAFASLLFHVFSNDNQVWISLIIIFTLTGILIFSTEKKLKEKFGKK from the coding sequence GTGATTGAATTACTTGAAAATGTCGGATTTATTATTCTCGGACTCTGCGGACTTATCTTTCTCATTGCCGGATTGATTCAAATAAAATTTCCACCTAAGAAAATAAATTCTCTTTACGGATACAGAACAAGCTCATCAATGCAGTCTGAAGCAGCATGGAATTTTGCACAAATATATTCAGCTAAGCTTTCGATTAAAGTCGGAATAATAATGATTGCATTTGCATTCGCTTCACTTCTATTCCACGTTTTTTCAAATGATAATCAGGTATGGATTAGTCTGATAATAATTTTCACTTTAACCGGAATTCTTATTTTTTCAACGGAGAAAAAGCTTAAAGAAAAGTTTGGTAAAAAGTAA
- a CDS encoding DoxX family protein, with protein MNDFALLILRTVSSIFMLFAHGLPKLNRLFPSDEISFADPLGIGTVPSLALAVFSEFFCSVFIFLGLFTRASLIALIITMFVAGFIHHAADPFAQKEKALLFLLIYLFLFITGPGKYSLNRIIKIKSSIKLIKFLSE; from the coding sequence ATGAATGATTTTGCTCTTTTAATACTTCGCACCGTTTCGAGTATTTTTATGTTGTTTGCTCACGGATTACCAAAACTTAACCGGTTATTTCCTTCAGATGAAATTAGTTTCGCTGATCCATTGGGAATTGGCACAGTGCCAAGTCTTGCCCTTGCAGTTTTTTCAGAATTCTTTTGCTCTGTTTTTATTTTTCTTGGATTGTTCACAAGAGCTTCGCTGATAGCATTAATCATAACAATGTTTGTAGCGGGTTTCATTCATCACGCTGCTGATCCATTTGCTCAGAAAGAAAAAGCACTTTTGTTTTTACTAATTTATCTTTTTCTTTTTATAACCGGTCCGGGCAAGTATTCACTTAACAGAATTATTAAAATTAAGTCTTCAATCAAGCTGATTAAATTTCTGTCTGAATAA
- a CDS encoding alpha/beta fold hydrolase, translating into MKEVINGLSVFSEGSNTNRAIIFIHGFPYDHTMWNAQIEALKQKYFCVSYDIRGLGESAAGDGQFTMESFVDDVEEILIKKNLDKPVLCGLSMGGYISLRALERMQDKFSAAILCDTRSEADNNEGKLKRAAGIKRINTEGLAPFAKDFITNCFAEDFRQIKKDALEKIIAKSSSFNPVGVKGCLLAMLSRTDTTQSLSQIKIPTLLICGEKDALTPPSVMKEMFHKIPNAEFVEIKNAGHMTPIENPDEVNKAIINFLNKLD; encoded by the coding sequence ATGAAAGAAGTAATAAATGGTTTATCGGTTTTCTCTGAAGGTAGTAACACAAACAGAGCAATAATTTTTATTCACGGGTTTCCTTACGATCACACAATGTGGAATGCTCAGATTGAGGCGTTGAAGCAAAAATATTTTTGCGTAAGTTACGATATCCGTGGGCTAGGCGAATCTGCTGCAGGAGACGGCCAATTCACAATGGAATCTTTTGTTGATGACGTTGAAGAAATTCTGATTAAAAAAAATCTGGACAAACCTGTTTTATGCGGATTATCAATGGGCGGATATATTTCATTGCGCGCGCTCGAAAGAATGCAGGATAAATTTTCTGCAGCAATTCTCTGCGACACAAGGTCTGAAGCTGATAACAATGAAGGCAAACTGAAACGCGCTGCAGGAATTAAGAGAATAAACACAGAGGGACTCGCACCGTTTGCAAAAGATTTTATCACAAATTGCTTTGCAGAAGATTTCAGGCAGATCAAAAAAGATGCACTTGAAAAAATAATAGCGAAATCTTCGTCGTTTAATCCCGTCGGTGTAAAGGGCTGTTTGCTTGCAATGTTGAGCAGAACAGATACAACACAAAGTTTAAGTCAGATAAAAATTCCAACTTTGTTGATTTGCGGTGAGAAAGATGCTTTAACTCCTCCATCGGTGATGAAAGAAATGTTTCATAAAATTCCTAATGCAGAGTTTGTTGAAATAAAAAATGCAGGACATATGACACCAATTGAAAATCCAGATGAAGTAAATAAAGCAATAATTAATTTTTTAAATAAATTGGACTAA
- the glgA gene encoding glycogen synthase GlgA — translation MKLAFATTECVPYAKTGGLADVAGSLPKALEKLGVEVKVFMPKYLFIDESKHGLHYNWDVGEMLIRVNGKVHSVHLHQAKLPNSNVEINFIDCPHYYNRGTVYTNDSDEDERFILFSKGVIEVLQRLQWTPDVIQCNDWQTGLIPLYIKDNYSWDRMFDHTATVFTIHNIAYQGRFHKSTLHAAEIRPELFYPGGPVEFEDSVSFMKTGIVFSDIINTVSNKYSHEILTPEYGAGLDGILRARKPDVYGILNGVDYDEWNPETDKFLPYKYSINDLSGKLKNKKFLMEHFNLPFDENRPLIGMISRLVLQKGFDIFADALNDLMNLDSQWIILGSGEYRYEEMFRYLSRNLKGKLAAYIGYNNELAHLIEAGADIFLMPSRYEPCGLNQIYSLKYGTVPVVRKTGGLADTVKDWDEENYYGFDHGNGFSFYDYSGFALFKSVERAVNTFAHKDIWRKIQLNGMKLDFSWSRSAEKYVELYKIAKEKRG, via the coding sequence ATGAAACTAGCATTTGCAACAACTGAATGCGTTCCATACGCAAAAACCGGTGGCTTAGCCGATGTTGCCGGTTCACTTCCCAAAGCACTTGAAAAGCTCGGTGTGGAAGTAAAAGTTTTTATGCCTAAATATCTTTTTATTGATGAATCAAAACACGGACTTCATTATAATTGGGATGTTGGCGAAATGCTCATTCGTGTTAATGGCAAAGTGCATTCTGTTCATCTTCACCAGGCGAAACTTCCGAACAGCAATGTTGAAATTAATTTTATTGATTGTCCCCATTATTATAATCGCGGGACAGTATATACGAATGATTCTGACGAAGACGAAAGATTTATTCTCTTCAGCAAAGGTGTTATTGAAGTGCTTCAGCGATTGCAATGGACTCCCGATGTAATTCAGTGCAACGACTGGCAAACTGGTTTGATTCCTTTATACATAAAGGACAATTACAGTTGGGACAGAATGTTCGATCATACCGCGACTGTTTTTACAATTCACAATATTGCTTATCAGGGAAGATTTCATAAATCAACATTACACGCTGCTGAAATCAGACCGGAACTATTTTATCCCGGCGGACCGGTTGAGTTTGAAGATTCGGTTTCATTTATGAAAACAGGAATTGTGTTTTCGGATATTATTAACACTGTAAGTAATAAATATTCTCACGAGATTCTTACTCCCGAATATGGTGCAGGATTAGATGGAATATTAAGAGCACGTAAACCTGATGTTTATGGAATTCTTAACGGAGTTGATTACGATGAATGGAATCCCGAAACGGATAAATTTCTTCCGTATAAATATTCAATCAATGACCTTTCGGGAAAACTGAAGAACAAAAAATTTCTGATGGAACATTTTAATCTTCCTTTTGATGAGAATCGTCCTTTGATCGGAATGATTTCACGATTAGTTCTGCAGAAAGGTTTTGATATTTTTGCCGATGCATTGAATGATCTGATGAATCTTGATTCACAATGGATTATTCTTGGCAGTGGTGAATATCGTTATGAAGAAATGTTCAGATACCTTTCACGTAATCTTAAAGGGAAACTTGCTGCATACATTGGCTATAACAATGAACTTGCTCATTTGATTGAAGCGGGTGCAGATATTTTCCTTATGCCTTCGCGTTATGAACCTTGCGGGCTCAATCAGATTTATTCTCTTAAATACGGAACTGTTCCTGTTGTAAGAAAAACCGGCGGACTTGCAGACACAGTTAAAGACTGGGATGAAGAAAACTACTACGGCTTTGATCACGGAAATGGTTTTTCATTTTATGATTATTCCGGATTTGCACTCTTTAAATCAGTTGAACGGGCAGTAAATACATTTGCCCATAAAGATATCTGGAGAAAAATTCAGTTAAACGGAATGAAGCTGGATTTCAGCTGGTCACGCTCAGCAGAAAAGTATGTAGAGCTTTACAAAATTGCAAAAGAGAAGAGAGGGTGA
- a CDS encoding NADP-dependent isocitrate dehydrogenase — MSFKIYWTKTDEAPALASYSLLPILKSFTKGTGIEFVEKDISLAGRIIANFPDNLTKEQQIPDYLAELGELTQHPNANIIKLPNISSTVPQLKAAIKELQSKGYNIPDYPDEPKTDEEKAIKGRYSKVLGSAVNPVLREGNSDRHAAASVKKFAQKHPHKMMKPWPTSGSKCRVAHMKQNDFYGNKKSLTIKKDDVVKIEFIDNNGKSAVLKDNIKVSAEEIIDTSVMNVRELRKFYAEQIDEAKKDNVLLSLHLKATMMKVSDPIMFGHAVYVYYKDALDKHADVLKEIGANVNNGMLDILEKIKKLPEEKRKEIEADINKVYEYQPEFAMIDSRTGRTNLFVPNDVIIDASMPNIVRDGGKMWNKNDELRDCIAIIPDRTYATMYSVIIEDAKINGQFDPATMGAVSNVGLMAKKAEEYGSHDKTFEAADEGLIRVVNSAGEILMEQKVEKGDIFRMSQTKDEAIRDWVKLAVRRARETSSPAIFWLDENRAHDSELIAKVKKYLSEYDTRELEIKILKPADAMKYTLERVRKGLDTISVTGNVLRDYLTDLFPILELGTSARMLSIVPLLKGGGLFETGAGGSAPKHVEQLLKENHLRWDSLGEYSALVPSFELVYEKTRNLKAKVLAETLDAAILKYLENGKMPSRKAGEIDNRGSSFYLALFWAEALANQNDDTELKSRFEKIYKELSANEEKIFNELIVVQGKPVDIGGYYLPDDNKATSVMRPSEVFNKIIDEM, encoded by the coding sequence ATGAGTTTTAAAATTTACTGGACAAAAACCGACGAAGCCCCGGCGCTTGCAAGTTACAGCTTACTGCCAATTCTTAAATCTTTCACCAAAGGAACAGGAATTGAATTTGTAGAAAAAGATATTTCACTTGCAGGAAGAATCATTGCAAACTTTCCGGATAACTTGACCAAAGAACAACAAATTCCCGATTACCTCGCTGAGCTTGGGGAACTTACTCAGCATCCAAACGCAAACATTATAAAACTTCCCAACATAAGCTCAACCGTTCCTCAGCTTAAAGCCGCAATTAAGGAATTGCAGAGCAAGGGATATAATATTCCAGATTATCCCGATGAACCAAAAACTGACGAAGAGAAAGCAATTAAGGGAAGATATTCAAAAGTACTTGGCTCTGCAGTAAATCCTGTATTAAGAGAAGGCAACTCTGACAGGCATGCCGCAGCATCTGTAAAAAAGTTTGCACAAAAACATCCTCACAAAATGATGAAGCCTTGGCCAACATCAGGTTCAAAATGCCGTGTTGCTCATATGAAGCAAAATGACTTTTACGGAAACAAGAAATCTCTTACGATCAAAAAAGATGATGTGGTTAAGATTGAGTTTATTGATAATAATGGAAAATCAGCCGTTCTAAAAGACAACATAAAAGTTAGTGCCGAGGAGATAATTGATACATCGGTAATGAATGTAAGAGAACTAAGAAAATTCTACGCCGAACAGATAGATGAAGCAAAAAAGGATAATGTGCTCTTATCATTACATCTGAAAGCAACAATGATGAAAGTTTCAGATCCGATTATGTTCGGACATGCTGTTTATGTTTATTACAAAGATGCATTGGATAAGCACGCAGATGTATTAAAGGAAATTGGTGCAAATGTTAACAATGGTATGCTAGATATTCTTGAAAAAATTAAAAAGCTACCTGAAGAAAAAAGAAAAGAAATTGAAGCAGATATAAATAAGGTTTATGAATACCAGCCGGAATTTGCAATGATTGATTCAAGAACAGGAAGAACTAATTTGTTCGTACCGAATGATGTTATTATTGACGCCTCTATGCCGAATATTGTAAGAGATGGCGGAAAGATGTGGAATAAAAATGATGAGCTTCGGGATTGTATTGCAATTATTCCCGACAGAACTTATGCAACAATGTATAGTGTTATAATTGAGGATGCAAAAATCAATGGTCAGTTTGACCCGGCAACGATGGGAGCTGTTTCTAATGTTGGGTTGATGGCAAAGAAAGCTGAGGAGTATGGTTCACACGATAAAACATTTGAAGCAGCAGACGAAGGATTAATCAGAGTTGTAAACTCAGCCGGCGAAATTCTGATGGAACAGAAAGTTGAAAAGGGCGATATCTTCAGAATGTCGCAAACAAAGGATGAAGCAATCAGAGATTGGGTTAAACTGGCTGTCCGAAGAGCAAGAGAAACTTCATCTCCCGCAATTTTCTGGCTGGATGAAAACAGAGCTCACGACAGTGAGCTTATTGCAAAAGTGAAAAAATATTTAAGTGAATATGATACCAGAGAACTTGAAATTAAAATTCTTAAACCTGCTGATGCAATGAAATATACTCTGGAAAGAGTAAGAAAAGGTCTGGATACAATTTCAGTTACAGGAAATGTGCTTAGAGATTATCTGACAGATTTATTCCCGATACTGGAGCTTGGAACAAGCGCAAGAATGCTTTCTATAGTACCATTGCTGAAAGGCGGTGGATTGTTTGAAACAGGTGCAGGTGGTTCTGCCCCAAAACATGTTGAGCAGTTGTTAAAAGAAAATCATTTAAGATGGGATTCGCTTGGAGAATACAGTGCATTGGTTCCTTCATTCGAACTGGTTTATGAGAAAACGAGAAATTTAAAGGCAAAAGTTCTGGCTGAAACTCTGGATGCTGCAATTTTAAAGTATCTTGAAAACGGAAAAATGCCTTCGCGAAAAGCAGGTGAAATTGATAATAGAGGAAGTTCATTCTATCTTGCTTTGTTTTGGGCAGAAGCATTGGCAAATCAAAATGATGATACGGAATTAAAATCACGATTTGAAAAAATTTATAAAGAACTTTCTGCAAATGAAGAAAAGATATTTAATGAATTAATCGTCGTACAGGGAAAACCGGTTGACATTGGCGGCTACTATCTGCCCGATGATAACAAAGCAACATCCGTAATGCGACCGAGTGAAGTGTTTAATAAGATAATAGATGAAATGTGA
- a CDS encoding CIA30 family protein, with protein MNEVILNSFIMKTENRWRIVNDNVMGGLSSSRVIIENDKIIFAGNVSLENNGGFASIRSPVKNYDLSNFNGISIRLKADGKNYSISMKETSYFTGYFYTAIFETKADEWITIKIPFNQFKLYYFGKRINSDTEIPLDRIKEISFLIGDKQEGNFKAVVDYIKFY; from the coding sequence ATGAATGAAGTTATTCTGAATTCATTTATAATGAAAACCGAAAATCGCTGGCGAATTGTTAATGACAATGTAATGGGTGGATTAAGTTCTTCCCGCGTAATAATTGAGAACGACAAAATAATTTTTGCAGGAAATGTTTCTCTGGAAAATAATGGTGGCTTTGCTTCGATAAGAAGTCCCGTTAAAAATTATGACCTCTCAAACTTTAACGGTATTTCAATAAGACTTAAAGCAGATGGCAAGAATTACAGCATTTCGATGAAAGAAACATCATACTTTACAGGATATTTTTACACCGCAATTTTTGAAACAAAAGCAGATGAATGGATAACAATAAAGATTCCCTTCAATCAGTTTAAACTTTACTACTTTGGAAAGAGAATCAATTCGGATACTGAAATTCCATTGGACAGAATAAAAGAAATATCTTTTCTTATAGGGGATAAACAGGAAGGTAATTTTAAAGCAGTGGTTGATTATATTAAGTTCTACTAA